One genomic region from Spirochaetaceae bacterium encodes:
- a CDS encoding AbrB/MazE/SpoVT family DNA-binding domain-containing protein — MHISERGQITIPKPLRERYGMNHNVEVEITPTEDGLLIRKRTTAEHPVERVYGLLGHGGSIDDYLEEIRGR; from the coding sequence ATGCACATTTCCGAGCGCGGTCAGATCACCATACCCAAACCGCTGCGTGAACGGTACGGGATGAATCACAATGTCGAGGTCGAGATCACGCCGACCGAAGACGGGTTGCTCATAAGGAAACGTACGACCGCCGAGCATCCCGTTGAACGCGTTTACGGGCTGCTTGGTCACGGTGGGAGCATCGACGACTATCTTGAAGAGATCCGCGGCAGGTGA
- a CDS encoding ATP-binding protein, producing the protein MIPRHLAATLRRTAGGFPVLSVTGPRQSGKTTLLRNLFPNLGYVSLEQPDERRFATEDPRGFLRHHSDAGVILDEVQHAPDLFSYIQVAVDEDSTPGRFILSGSQNFLLMARISQSLAGRVYVSNLLPFSLAELAGRQSATVAGLLAGPAAATGPGRTTGIAASLDGPWLAHAVRGFYPPVHDRNLAPQDWFPGYFQTYLQRDVRDLTQVGDLESFSRFVMLCAGRAGQILNLSSLGNDCGISHDTARRWLSVLETSFVVFRLQPHHRNFNKRLIKSPKLYFVDTGLLCWLLQVRDENQLARHPLRGAVFENMMIAEALKTSYHSGELPRLHFWRDHRGNEIDLVVDTPDGAHPVEIKSGETIRTDLFKGLAYWGSLAGQRLPATLIYGGEESSTRNGVDVRAWRHWL; encoded by the coding sequence GTGATTCCTCGGCATCTGGCCGCCACACTGCGGCGCACGGCAGGCGGCTTTCCCGTACTGTCGGTCACCGGGCCCCGCCAGTCCGGAAAGACCACGCTGCTGCGCAATCTGTTTCCCAACCTCGGCTACGTGTCACTGGAGCAACCCGACGAGCGCCGGTTTGCCACCGAGGATCCGCGCGGCTTCCTGCGTCACCATTCCGATGCCGGCGTGATCCTCGATGAAGTGCAGCACGCACCGGATCTGTTTTCCTACATACAGGTAGCCGTCGACGAGGATTCCACCCCGGGACGCTTCATCCTGTCGGGCTCGCAGAATTTCCTGCTGATGGCGCGTATCTCCCAATCCCTCGCCGGGCGCGTATACGTGAGCAACCTGCTGCCGTTCTCGTTGGCAGAATTGGCAGGGCGGCAGTCCGCAACGGTGGCCGGTTTGCTGGCCGGGCCAGCCGCGGCGACCGGGCCGGGCAGGACCACCGGAATCGCCGCGTCACTTGACGGTCCGTGGCTGGCGCACGCCGTGCGCGGGTTCTACCCCCCGGTCCACGACCGCAACCTCGCTCCCCAGGACTGGTTCCCAGGCTATTTTCAGACCTATCTGCAGCGCGACGTCCGCGATCTTACCCAGGTCGGCGATCTTGAAAGCTTCAGCCGCTTCGTGATGTTGTGCGCCGGCCGCGCGGGTCAGATACTGAATCTCTCAAGCCTGGGCAACGACTGCGGCATCAGCCATGACACGGCACGCCGCTGGCTGTCGGTGTTGGAGACCAGTTTCGTGGTCTTTCGCCTGCAGCCGCATCATCGCAACTTCAACAAGCGATTGATCAAGAGTCCGAAGCTCTACTTTGTCGATACCGGGCTGCTGTGTTGGCTGCTGCAGGTTCGGGATGAGAACCAGTTGGCACGCCACCCGCTGCGCGGCGCCGTGTTCGAGAACATGATGATCGCCGAAGCCTTGAAGACCTCGTACCACTCCGGCGAGTTGCCACGGCTCCACTTCTGGCGCGATCATCGCGGCAACGAGATCGATCTGGTGGTCGACACCCCGGACGGCGCACACCCGGTGGAGATCAAATCGGGCGAGACCATTCGGACCGATCTGTTCAAGGGCCTCGCCTACTGGGGCTCGCTCGCCGGCCAGCGCCTCCCGGCCACGCTCATCTACGGCGGCGAGGAGAGCTCGACCCGGAACGGCGTGGACGTGCGCGCCTGGCGCCACTGGCTCTGA
- a CDS encoding ABC transporter substrate-binding protein produces the protein MEKLGIADWATPRDEYDFHRLQAPAHTIGSLAESWSQPDPLTYIVKVRQGVHWHDKPPMNGRELTAQDVEYNFQRILGLGSGFTEPAEIASFDKWSGVKVESITATDKWTVEFKMKERNLRALAAILNDESGGIYPPEVIKEHGHANDWRNLVGTGPFMLTDWVQGSSLTWDKNPDYWGYDEKYPGNSLPYIDQLRALVMPEPATRLAALRSGRIDYVGFIGTTMIQALEQVESLLKTNPELGIWPAAAASNNSMGMNIQLPPFDDIRVRKALQLPLLVGGSVIIENIFNLPGLGRLMVTALQGRDYPVVSGVNLFFAAAVVGFNLITDLVYAFLDPRVRYE, from the coding sequence GTGGAGAAGCTGGGCATCGCGGACTGGGCAACGCCCAGGGACGAATACGACTTCCACAGACTCCAAGCTCCAGCCCACACGATAGGGAGTCTGGCGGAAAGCTGGTCGCAGCCTGACCCACTGACTTATATCGTCAAAGTCCGCCAGGGCGTTCACTGGCATGATAAGCCGCCGATGAACGGGCGGGAGCTGACTGCCCAAGATGTGGAATATAACTTTCAGCGTATCTTGGGACTTGGCAGCGGTTTCACCGAACCTGCCGAAATTGCTTCATTCGATAAGTGGTCAGGTGTGAAAGTGGAATCGATAACGGCCACCGACAAATGGACGGTTGAGTTTAAGATGAAGGAGCGAAACCTCCGTGCGCTGGCTGCTATCCTCAACGATGAGAGCGGTGGTATATACCCCCCCGAAGTGATCAAGGAACACGGACACGCTAACGACTGGAGGAACCTGGTCGGCACCGGGCCCTTCATGCTGACCGACTGGGTCCAGGGCAGCTCTCTTACCTGGGACAAGAATCCTGACTACTGGGGCTACGACGAAAAATACCCGGGGAACAGCTTGCCCTATATTGACCAGCTAAGGGCCCTGGTTATGCCCGAACCGGCGACACGTCTGGCGGCCCTGCGCTCGGGGAGGATTGACTACGTAGGTTTTATCGGCACGACTATGATCCAGGCTCTCGAGCAGGTAGAAAGCCTCCTGAAGACCAACCCCGAACTCGGGATATGGCCGGCTGCCGCTGCGTCGAATAATAGTATGGGCATGAACATTCAGTTGCCGCCCTTCGACGACATCAGGGTGCGCAAGGCACTGCAGTTGCCTCTCCTGGTAGGCGGCTCGGTGATCATAGAGAACATATTCAACCTGCCGGGGCTGGGTCGTCTCATGGTGACTGCACTCCAGGGCAGAGACTACCCGGTCGTCTCGGGAGTAAATCTGTTTTTCGCCGCTGCGGTTGTGGGGTTCAATCTTATCACCGACCTGGTCTATGCTTTCTTGGACCCCAGGGTCCGGTATGAATAA
- a CDS encoding type II toxin-antitoxin system HicB family antitoxin codes for MTNTMTFKGYSARIEYDDDDRIFTGRIAGIRDGVGFHADSVARLREASHEAVEDYLETCTAIGKQPQKAYSGQVMFRVSPDIHRRAAMAAELSGKSLNQWAEEVLDHAASAVQQ; via the coding sequence ATGACCAACACGATGACCTTCAAGGGCTATTCGGCGCGGATTGAATACGACGACGACGACAGGATCTTTACTGGCCGGATCGCCGGCATCCGCGACGGTGTCGGCTTTCATGCCGATTCCGTCGCCCGCCTGCGCGAAGCATCTCACGAGGCGGTCGAGGACTACCTCGAGACGTGCACGGCAATCGGAAAACAGCCGCAGAAGGCCTACTCCGGCCAAGTGATGTTTCGGGTCAGTCCCGACATTCACCGCAGAGCCGCCATGGCCGCGGAGCTGTCCGGCAAGAGCCTGAACCAGTGGGCCGAGGAAGTGCTGGACCACGCCGCAAGCGCAGTGCAGCAGTAG
- a CDS encoding type II toxin-antitoxin system VapC family toxin: MITAVDTSVLLDVFLADKQHGPSSKQRLRSAYDRGALIICDVVYAELAPTFDDRAALDNALKVVNVALSPLDASVAWEAGRRWLGYRRAGGPRTRILPDFLIAAHALKSADVFLTRDRGFYETYFPELKTPQPEA; this comes from the coding sequence GTGATTACGGCGGTCGATACCAGCGTGCTGCTGGACGTGTTCTTGGCGGACAAACAGCACGGCCCATCGTCGAAACAGCGGCTGCGCAGCGCGTACGACCGCGGCGCCTTGATCATCTGTGACGTGGTGTACGCGGAGCTGGCGCCCACCTTTGACGACCGGGCCGCCCTGGACAACGCCCTGAAGGTGGTCAACGTAGCACTCTCACCACTCGATGCGTCCGTCGCATGGGAGGCGGGGCGGCGCTGGCTGGGATACCGACGTGCCGGTGGACCGCGCACGAGGATCCTCCCCGACTTCCTGATCGCCGCCCATGCCCTGAAGAGCGCGGACGTGTTCCTGACGCGCGACCGCGGATTCTACGAGACCTACTTCCCCGAGTTGAAGACGCCCCAGCCTGAAGCTTAG
- a CDS encoding NAD(+)/NADH kinase: MNALVDPAAPVGVIANPAAATDIRRVVANATGMPIADRANTVLRVLAALGACGVPRVLMMPEKGGIGRNLTRSLRRERNLGRTGLPVLHFTATPVTGTVADTHAATRAMAAAGVQAIVVLGGDGTHRAVAGCCGEAWVAGISTGTNNAFPEHREPTITGLAVGLAVTGRVPPATALQPNKMLRVTISDAQGGRRSDVALVDVSVTTEPYVGARALWRSETLREIFVTFADPEAIGLSAVAGLLRPVGRREPHGLRVELQPPDEAATVLRAPIAPGLITPVGVRRYETLAAQETTSLHHERGMISLDGERELHLRPGDRAELTLLPNAFRTLDVGAVMRYAAQHRLLTR; encoded by the coding sequence GTGAACGCCCTGGTTGACCCTGCTGCCCCGGTCGGGGTGATCGCCAATCCGGCGGCGGCGACCGATATTCGGCGGGTGGTCGCCAACGCCACCGGCATGCCGATCGCGGACCGCGCCAACACGGTGTTGCGGGTGCTGGCCGCGCTCGGCGCCTGCGGCGTGCCGCGGGTGCTGATGATGCCCGAGAAAGGCGGCATCGGCAGGAACCTCACGCGCAGCCTGCGGCGCGAACGCAACCTGGGGCGCACCGGCCTGCCGGTCCTGCACTTCACCGCTACCCCGGTCACCGGCACGGTGGCAGACACCCACGCCGCCACCCGGGCGATGGCCGCCGCCGGCGTGCAGGCGATCGTGGTGCTCGGCGGCGACGGCACCCACCGGGCGGTGGCGGGCTGCTGCGGAGAAGCGTGGGTCGCCGGCATCTCGACCGGTACCAACAACGCGTTCCCGGAACATCGCGAACCCACGATCACGGGACTGGCCGTCGGGCTGGCCGTGACCGGACGCGTTCCCCCTGCAACGGCGCTGCAGCCGAACAAGATGCTGCGGGTCACGATCAGCGACGCTCAGGGGGGCCGGAGGTCGGACGTGGCCCTGGTGGACGTGTCGGTGACCACCGAGCCGTACGTGGGCGCCCGCGCGCTGTGGCGCAGCGAGACCCTGCGCGAGATCTTCGTGACGTTCGCCGATCCGGAGGCGATCGGCCTGTCCGCGGTGGCCGGGCTGCTGCGGCCGGTGGGCCGGCGCGAGCCGCACGGCCTGCGTGTCGAACTGCAGCCCCCGGACGAGGCCGCCACCGTGCTGCGGGCGCCCATTGCGCCCGGATTGATCACGCCGGTCGGCGTGCGGCGCTACGAAACGCTGGCGGCACAAGAGACGACTTCCCTGCACCACGAGCGGGGCATGATTTCCCTGGACGGCGAGCGCGAACTGCATCTCCGGCCCGGCGACCGGGCGGAACTCACCCTGCTCCCGAATGCGTTCCGGACGCTCGACGTGGGCGCGGTGATGCGCTACGCCGCGCAACACCGCCTGTTGACGCGGTAG
- a CDS encoding sulfatase-like hydrolase/transferase, with translation MARADRPNIVFILTDDQAIWAAGCYGNAEIRTPNLDRIAATGVRFENYFVTVPVCSASRATLLTGRIPSQHGVHDFLKGPRALGADPRTFLADEVCYTDVLAEHGWNCALSGKWHLGSSSLPQHGFVHWFAHPRGAGHYNDHDMVRNGKTVATSGYVTNVITDDALAYIDAHAADQNPFYLSVHYTAPHAPWTGHPQDIVDSYDDCAFASCPQEDLHPWAKVPKGGPHVASSGLSDNMGNRESLKGYFAAVTALDLDVGRILDKLEEKGLRNDTLVVFTSDNGYSCGHHGFWGKGNGTFPVNMYENSIKVPFLATHPGVIPEGAVQSAMVCEHDFMPTLLDYVGLPVPDTNLAGTSFLAALKDERASGREQVCVYDEYGSCRMIRTAQWKYVHRYSDHPNELWDLVNDPDERSNLIDDPAQAGRVRELRGRMEAWFARYVEPDKDGLAYNVTGAGQVRPVGRKWEDGTDPFDPAVTQPPVGGRDR, from the coding sequence ATGGCACGCGCGGACCGCCCCAACATCGTATTCATACTCACCGACGACCAGGCCATCTGGGCCGCCGGCTGCTACGGCAATGCGGAGATCCGGACGCCGAACCTCGACCGGATCGCCGCCACCGGGGTGCGGTTCGAGAACTACTTCGTCACCGTCCCGGTCTGCTCCGCCAGCCGGGCCACGCTGTTGACCGGCCGGATCCCCTCCCAGCACGGTGTGCACGACTTCCTCAAGGGTCCGCGCGCCTTGGGGGCCGATCCGCGCACCTTCCTGGCGGACGAGGTCTGCTACACGGACGTGCTCGCCGAGCACGGCTGGAACTGCGCCCTGTCCGGCAAGTGGCACCTGGGCTCCAGCTCGCTGCCTCAGCATGGGTTCGTCCACTGGTTCGCCCACCCGCGCGGCGCCGGTCACTACAACGACCACGACATGGTCCGCAACGGCAAGACCGTGGCCACCTCCGGCTACGTGACCAACGTCATTACCGACGATGCGCTGGCCTACATCGATGCGCACGCCGCCGATCAGAACCCGTTCTACCTGAGCGTGCACTACACCGCCCCGCACGCCCCCTGGACCGGCCATCCCCAGGACATCGTCGACTCCTACGACGACTGCGCCTTCGCATCGTGCCCCCAGGAGGATCTCCATCCCTGGGCGAAGGTGCCCAAGGGCGGCCCCCACGTGGCGAGCAGCGGGCTGAGCGACAACATGGGCAACCGGGAGTCCCTCAAGGGCTACTTCGCCGCGGTCACCGCCCTCGACCTGGACGTGGGCAGGATCCTGGACAAGCTCGAGGAGAAGGGGCTGCGCAACGACACCCTGGTCGTGTTTACCTCCGACAACGGCTACTCCTGCGGTCATCACGGCTTCTGGGGCAAGGGCAACGGCACGTTCCCGGTGAACATGTACGAGAACTCGATCAAGGTGCCGTTCCTGGCCACGCATCCGGGGGTGATCCCGGAGGGAGCCGTGCAGTCGGCCATGGTCTGTGAGCACGATTTCATGCCCACCCTGCTCGACTACGTCGGGCTGCCCGTGCCCGACACCAATCTCGCCGGCACCTCGTTTCTCGCCGCGCTGAAGGATGAGCGGGCGAGCGGGCGCGAGCAGGTCTGCGTGTACGACGAGTACGGCTCCTGCCGGATGATCCGGACCGCACAGTGGAAGTACGTGCACCGCTACTCCGATCATCCCAACGAGCTGTGGGACCTGGTCAACGACCCCGACGAGCGCAGCAACCTGATCGATGATCCGGCCCAGGCGGGTCGCGTCAGGGAGCTGCGAGGCCGGATGGAAGCGTGGTTCGCCCGGTACGTCGAGCCCGACAAGGATGGCCTGGCGTACAACGTCACCGGCGCCGGGCAGGTCCGGCCGGTCGGCAGGAAGTGGGAGGACGGCACCGACCCGTTCGATCCCGCCGTCACCCAGCCGCCGGTGGGCGGACGCGACCGCTGA
- a CDS encoding GTP-binding protein encodes MPAVAKMQRMQALGNVPVHVLSGFLGSGKTTLLNRLLAALPANTRPAVVVNDFGAVAVDGALVDRGSYAVAELASGCVCCTLSAPMQDALAALLDDEQPDTILMETTGLAEPAAFPALFAAPALADRIRLGNVACVVDASTYLRYADHLLVLPRQVEQANTVIMNKTDLAGAATQQAVRRRLLATCPPGALLLAAERCAVDPAVVYDERPVYFAGSGHRTGHYHEFRSLTVELRRPVPAAALRQLLHGLSGEVERAKGLVHTDAGAKLVQLTLAGVEIEEWPEPVTDARITFVGRNLDTLDLPARLVATGVNP; translated from the coding sequence GTGCCCGCCGTAGCGAAGATGCAGAGGATGCAGGCGTTGGGCAACGTGCCGGTACATGTGCTGTCGGGGTTTCTGGGGTCGGGCAAGACGACGCTGCTGAACCGGCTGCTGGCGGCGCTGCCGGCAAACACGCGGCCGGCGGTCGTGGTGAACGACTTCGGTGCGGTGGCGGTGGATGGAGCGTTGGTGGACCGCGGCAGCTACGCGGTGGCCGAGCTGGCGTCGGGGTGCGTGTGCTGTACGCTGAGCGCGCCGATGCAGGATGCGCTGGCCGCCCTGCTCGACGACGAGCAGCCGGACACCATCCTGATGGAGACTACCGGCCTGGCGGAACCGGCGGCGTTTCCCGCCCTGTTCGCGGCCCCCGCCCTCGCCGACCGCATCCGGCTCGGCAACGTGGCGTGCGTGGTGGACGCCTCCACCTACCTGCGCTACGCCGACCACCTGCTGGTATTGCCGCGCCAGGTGGAGCAGGCCAACACCGTGATCATGAACAAGACCGACCTGGCCGGCGCCGCCACGCAACAAGCGGTGCGCCGCCGCCTGCTGGCCACCTGCCCGCCGGGTGCGCTGCTGCTCGCCGCCGAGCGCTGCGCCGTCGACCCGGCGGTGGTGTACGACGAGCGCCCGGTCTACTTCGCCGGCAGCGGCCACCGCACCGGCCACTACCACGAGTTCCGCAGCCTGACCGTCGAACTCCGCCGCCCCGTGCCGGCAGCGGCGTTGCGGCAGCTTCTGCACGGGCTGTCCGGCGAGGTGGAGCGGGCCAAGGGCCTGGTACACACCGACGCCGGCGCGAAGCTGGTGCAACTGACGCTGGCGGGAGTGGAGATCGAGGAGTGGCCGGAGCCGGTCACCGACGCGCGCATCACCTTCGTGGGCCGCAACCTCGACACCCTCGACCTGCCGGCCCGGTTGGTCGCGACAGGAGTAAACCCATGA
- a CDS encoding thiamine pyrophosphate-dependent dehydrogenase E1 component subunit alpha, with product MSNDNFPLSREELLRAYRTMKTIREFEERVHVEFATGDLPGFVHLYAGEEAAATGVMMHLGANDHIASTHRGHGHCIAKGVDVRGMFAELYGRATGTCRGKGGSMHIADLDMGMMGANGILGAGAPLVCGAALASKYKKDGGVAVSFIGDGASNAGNFLESLNLAAVWDLPAIFVVENNAYAQSTSRDYAVAVDSYVDRASGFGMPGVTVDGTDFFAVHEAAGEMIARARKGGGPGLLECEMIRFYGHFEGDAQTYRAPGEVDEIRASRDCLNRFAQQVTEAAVLEQEDLDGIDREIAALIDEAVAQAQQAPYPTENDLLTDVYVSY from the coding sequence ATGAGCAACGACAACTTTCCTCTGAGCCGGGAGGAACTGCTGCGGGCCTACCGGACCATGAAGACGATCCGGGAGTTCGAGGAACGGGTGCACGTGGAGTTCGCCACCGGCGACCTGCCCGGCTTCGTGCACCTGTACGCCGGCGAGGAAGCGGCGGCGACCGGGGTCATGATGCATCTCGGCGCCAACGACCACATCGCCAGTACGCACCGCGGGCACGGCCATTGCATCGCCAAGGGCGTCGACGTCAGAGGCATGTTCGCCGAGCTGTACGGACGCGCCACCGGCACCTGCCGCGGCAAGGGCGGCTCCATGCACATCGCCGACCTGGACATGGGCATGATGGGCGCCAACGGCATCCTGGGCGCCGGCGCGCCGCTGGTGTGCGGTGCGGCGCTGGCCTCCAAGTACAAGAAGGACGGCGGCGTGGCGGTGAGCTTCATCGGCGACGGCGCCTCCAACGCCGGCAACTTCCTGGAGAGCCTCAACCTGGCCGCGGTGTGGGACCTGCCGGCCATCTTCGTGGTGGAGAACAACGCATACGCCCAGTCCACCTCGCGCGACTACGCGGTGGCGGTGGACAGCTACGTGGACCGCGCCTCGGGGTTCGGGATGCCGGGGGTCACCGTGGACGGCACCGACTTCTTCGCCGTCCACGAGGCGGCCGGCGAGATGATCGCCCGCGCCCGCAAGGGCGGCGGCCCGGGCCTGCTGGAGTGCGAGATGATCCGCTTCTACGGCCACTTCGAGGGCGATGCGCAGACCTACCGCGCGCCCGGCGAGGTGGATGAGATCCGCGCCAGCCGCGACTGCCTCAACAGGTTCGCGCAGCAGGTAACGGAGGCCGCCGTGCTGGAGCAGGAGGACCTCGATGGCATCGACCGGGAGATCGCGGCGTTGATCGACGAGGCGGTGGCGCAGGCGCAACAGGCGCCCTACCCCACCGAGAACGACCTGCTCACCGACGTCTACGTGAGCTATTAG
- a CDS encoding phosphoribosyltransferase family protein, translated as MVNIPAAKPKDGVTLEDYGIVPPAEVRELIAFVLLSEEEIQRRVGELAEEIARIYADEEELILLPILTGAVFLATDIGRALARSSSLNIKYDLTKASSYESKKQQAIRIQLEPVGVRGKSVLLLDDVLDRGTTMATLRGKLREWGAKDIRACVMFNKLPQDPDQEVLAQRRAASPEFVGFEIPLVNGESPWIGGYGLDSTSTYHLRHLPCLVAIR; from the coding sequence ATGGTCAATATCCCCGCGGCAAAGCCCAAGGACGGCGTGACGCTGGAAGACTACGGCATCGTGCCGCCTGCCGAGGTACGGGAGCTGATAGCGTTCGTGCTGCTGTCGGAAGAAGAGATACAGCGCAGGGTGGGTGAGCTTGCCGAAGAGATCGCCAGGATCTATGCGGATGAGGAAGAGCTGATCCTGCTGCCGATCCTGACCGGGGCAGTGTTTCTGGCCACGGACATCGGCAGGGCCTTGGCCAGGAGCAGCTCGCTGAACATCAAGTACGACCTGACCAAGGCGTCTTCCTACGAGAGCAAGAAGCAGCAGGCGATACGCATTCAACTGGAGCCGGTCGGCGTCCGGGGCAAGAGCGTGCTGCTGCTCGATGACGTCCTGGACCGGGGCACCACCATGGCCACGCTGCGCGGCAAGCTGCGGGAGTGGGGCGCCAAGGACATCAGGGCATGCGTCATGTTCAACAAGCTGCCGCAAGACCCTGACCAGGAAGTGCTGGCCCAGCGGCGGGCGGCCAGCCCCGAGTTCGTCGGCTTCGAGATCCCGCTGGTCAACGGCGAGAGCCCCTGGATCGGCGGCTACGGCCTCGACTCCACCAGCACCTACCACCTGAGGCACCTGCCCTGCCTGGTCGCGATCAGGTAA
- a CDS encoding type II toxin-antitoxin system RelE/ParE family toxin encodes MIRIVWATPATHDLTEVVDYLARDSPAAAARFLPRVDQTVSRLGSLPRLGRVVPELERHHVLRYREVVLNPWRLIYRADPDRVYVLAVIDGRRNVEDILLRRLLRT; translated from the coding sequence TTGATCCGCATCGTTTGGGCAACTCCCGCGACTCACGACTTGACAGAGGTCGTCGACTACCTGGCGCGGGACTCCCCGGCCGCCGCCGCCCGATTCCTGCCCCGCGTCGACCAGACGGTGAGCCGCCTGGGATCGCTGCCGCGCCTTGGCCGGGTGGTACCGGAACTCGAACGGCATCACGTGCTTCGCTATCGTGAGGTCGTGCTCAATCCTTGGCGTCTGATATATCGCGCCGACCCGGACCGGGTCTACGTGCTCGCGGTGATCGACGGCAGGCGCAACGTGGAAGACATCCTCCTGCGGCGACTCCTGCGAACGTAA
- a CDS encoding AAA family ATPase translates to MCHRHPRTWRGTGRRSISLRSRCAWSQDTVAFEPSWEFLDAKREPLAGQSARRVNLERFWRYLPVFYLGALRDVGEEFSPRSSQFWERLLRALEIPPDLESEALDVLDRLNQRLLQADPRLQQIAQTLSGATRIASRDRDGGLDLRMVPLKTWDLLSRAEIILRNEPSLPWLPLRRQGQGIQSLSVIFLFQAFVDHLLRELYEPGSEPVLALEEPETHLHPQAVRALWRHVNALPDRRSSPPTRPISCSMCRWSGVA, encoded by the coding sequence GTGTGCCACCGACATCCGAGGACCTGGAGAGGAACCGGACGCCGATCCATCTCCCTGCGAAGCCGGTGCGCATGGAGCCAAGACACGGTCGCCTTCGAGCCAAGCTGGGAGTTCCTGGATGCCAAGCGCGAACCGCTGGCCGGCCAAAGTGCCCGCCGCGTCAACCTTGAGCGTTTCTGGCGATACCTTCCCGTGTTCTATCTCGGCGCCTTGCGCGACGTGGGCGAGGAGTTCTCACCACGCTCTTCGCAGTTCTGGGAACGGCTGCTCAGAGCGTTGGAGATTCCACCCGACTTGGAGTCAGAGGCTTTGGACGTCCTGGACCGGCTCAACCAGCGCCTCCTCCAAGCCGATCCTCGCCTGCAGCAGATCGCACAGACGTTGTCCGGTGCCACGCGGATCGCATCGCGCGATCGGGACGGTGGCCTCGATCTGCGGATGGTACCGTTGAAGACTTGGGACCTGCTCTCGAGAGCAGAAATCATCCTACGCAACGAGCCAAGTCTGCCGTGGTTGCCGCTTCGTCGCCAGGGGCAGGGGATTCAGAGTCTGTCCGTGATCTTCCTGTTCCAGGCATTCGTGGACCATCTGCTGCGGGAGTTGTATGAACCAGGAAGTGAGCCGGTACTCGCTCTCGAAGAACCAGAGACCCACCTCCACCCGCAAGCAGTTCGTGCCCTGTGGCGCCACGTGAATGCCTTGCCGGACAGAAGATCGTCACCACCCACTCGCCCTATTTCGTGCAGCATGTGCCGTTGGAGTGGAGTTGCGTGA
- a CDS encoding type II toxin-antitoxin system Phd/YefM family antitoxin — MSVDLETSIRPISQVKSQAAEMLRHVNETRAPIIITQRGEAKGVLVDPRSYQEMVDALGILKLISQSERSIELGEVTPHEELMTALRRRLD, encoded by the coding sequence GTGAGCGTGGACCTGGAGACATCCATTCGGCCGATTTCGCAGGTGAAGAGCCAGGCGGCGGAGATGCTCCGGCATGTCAACGAGACACGGGCCCCGATCATCATCACCCAACGCGGTGAGGCCAAGGGGGTGCTCGTCGATCCGCGCAGTTACCAGGAGATGGTGGACGCGCTCGGCATCCTGAAGCTGATCTCGCAGAGCGAGCGGTCGATCGAACTCGGCGAGGTGACGCCGCACGAAGAGCTGATGACGGCTCTGCGCCGCCGCCTCGATTGA